In Camelus ferus isolate YT-003-E chromosome 10, BCGSAC_Cfer_1.0, whole genome shotgun sequence, the following proteins share a genomic window:
- the TNNT3 gene encoding troponin T, fast skeletal muscle isoform X26, whose protein sequence is MSDEEVEHVEEEAQEEAHEVHEVHEVHEPEEKPRPRLTAPKIPEGEKVDFDDIQKKRQNKDLMELQALIDSHFEARKKEEEELVALKERIEKRRAERAEQQRIRAEKERERQNRLAEEKARREEEEAKRRAEDDLKKKKALSSMGANYSSYLAKADQKRGKKQTAREMKKKVLAERRKPLNIDHLGDDKLRDKARELWESLHKLETEKFELGEKLKRQKYDIMNVRARVEMLAKLSSTSGAASTRPRSTARRPGPRPRAKSVGAGSKAAETAPGRDRRPGQPTWRCPPPAPQHPSLCPRCPHPLGSVNKAGRPPSTRCALARGWGHGGRGTDGGGAGASLQRGAEGHRVLVSGVGSGEQQATGAGPGRPPARPAPPLLPMGFHA, encoded by the exons ATGTCGGACGAGGAAGT TGAGCACGTCGAGG AAGAGGCCCAGGAGGAAG CCCATGAAGTTCATGAAGTTCATGAAGTTCATGAACCAG AGGAGAAGCCGAGACCCAG ACTCACTGCTCCTAAGATCCCAGAAGGGGAGAAAGTAGACTTTGAT GACATCCAGAAGAAGCGTCAGAACAAAGACCTCATGGAGCTGCAGGCGCTTATCGACAGCCACTTCGAGGCtcggaagaaggaggaggaggagctggtcGCACTCAAGGAGAGAATC GAGAAGCGCCGTGCGGAGAGAGCAGAGCAGCAGAGGATCCGGGCTGAGAAGGAGCGGGAGCGCCAGAACCGGCTGGCG GAGGAGAAGGCCCgtcgggaggaggaggaggccaagaGGAGGGCGGAGGACGACCTGAAGAAGAAGAAGGCTCTGTCCTCCATGGGCGCCAACTACAGCAGCTACCTGGCCAAG GCCGACCAGAAGAGAGGCAAGAAGCAGACGGCCCGGGAGATGAAGAAGAAGGTCCTGGCGGAGCGGCGGAAGCCCCTCAACATCGATCACCTGGGCGACGACAAGCTGAG GGACAAGGCCAGGGAGCTCTGGGAATCCCTGCACAAGCTGGAGACTGAGAAGTTCGAGTTGGGGGAGAAGCTGAAACGCCAGAAATACGAC ATCATGAACGTCCGGGCCAGAGTGGAGATGCTGGCCAAGTT ATCATCAACCTCAGGAGCCGCATCGACCAGGCCCAGAAGCA CAGCAAGAAGGCCGGGACCACGCCCAAGGGCAAAGTCGGTGGGCGCTGGAAGTAAAGCCGCAGAGACCGCCCCGGGCAGAGACCGTCGGCCCGGGCAGCCCACATGGCGGTgtccgccccccgccccccagcaccCGAGTCTCTGTCCTCGCTGCCCTCACCCCCTGGGGTCTGTGAATAAAGCTGGCAGACCCCCCTCCACCAGGTGTGCGCTGGCTCGTGGATGGGGTCACGGGGGGCGGGGGAccgatgggggaggggcaggggcgtCTCTGCAGCGCGGGGCCGAGGGGCACCGGGTGCTCGTCTCAGGGGTCGGCTCGGGAGAACAGCAGGCCACGGGTGCTGGGCCCGGACGCCCGCCGGCTCGGCCAGCCCCTCCACTTCTGCCGATGGGCTTTCACGCCTAG
- the TNNT3 gene encoding troponin T, fast skeletal muscle isoform X2, whose translation MSDEEVEHVEEEAQEEAPPPPAEVHEVHEEAHEVHEVHEVHEPEEVQEDAEEEEEEEEKPRPRLTAPKIPEGEKVDFDDIQKKRQNKDLMELQALIDSHFEARKKEEEELVALKERIEKRRAERAEQQRIRAEKERERQNRLAEEKARREEEEAKRRAEDDLKKKKALSSMGANYSSYLAKADQKRGKKQTAREMKKKVLAERRKPLNIDHLGDDKLRDKARELWESLHKLETEKFELGEKLKRQKYDIMNVRARVEMLAKLSSTSGAASTRPRSTARRPGPRPRAKSVGAGSKAAETAPGRDRRPGQPTWRCPPPAPQHPSLCPRCPHPLGSVNKAGRPPSTRCALARGWGHGGRGTDGGGAGASLQRGAEGHRVLVSGVGSGEQQATGAGPGRPPARPAPPLLPMGFHA comes from the exons ATGTCGGACGAGGAAGT TGAGCACGTCGAGG AAGAGGCCCAGGAGGAAG CGCCCCCTCCACCTGCAGAAGTCCATGAAGTCCATGAGGAAG CCCATGAAGTTCATGAAGTTCATGAAGTTCATGAACCAG AGGAAGTCCAAGAAG atgcagaggaggaggaggaggaag AGGAGAAGCCGAGACCCAG ACTCACTGCTCCTAAGATCCCAGAAGGGGAGAAAGTAGACTTTGAT GACATCCAGAAGAAGCGTCAGAACAAAGACCTCATGGAGCTGCAGGCGCTTATCGACAGCCACTTCGAGGCtcggaagaaggaggaggaggagctggtcGCACTCAAGGAGAGAATC GAGAAGCGCCGTGCGGAGAGAGCAGAGCAGCAGAGGATCCGGGCTGAGAAGGAGCGGGAGCGCCAGAACCGGCTGGCG GAGGAGAAGGCCCgtcgggaggaggaggaggccaagaGGAGGGCGGAGGACGACCTGAAGAAGAAGAAGGCTCTGTCCTCCATGGGCGCCAACTACAGCAGCTACCTGGCCAAG GCCGACCAGAAGAGAGGCAAGAAGCAGACGGCCCGGGAGATGAAGAAGAAGGTCCTGGCGGAGCGGCGGAAGCCCCTCAACATCGATCACCTGGGCGACGACAAGCTGAG GGACAAGGCCAGGGAGCTCTGGGAATCCCTGCACAAGCTGGAGACTGAGAAGTTCGAGTTGGGGGAGAAGCTGAAACGCCAGAAATACGAC ATCATGAACGTCCGGGCCAGAGTGGAGATGCTGGCCAAGTT ATCATCAACCTCAGGAGCCGCATCGACCAGGCCCAGAAGCA CAGCAAGAAGGCCGGGACCACGCCCAAGGGCAAAGTCGGTGGGCGCTGGAAGTAAAGCCGCAGAGACCGCCCCGGGCAGAGACCGTCGGCCCGGGCAGCCCACATGGCGGTgtccgccccccgccccccagcaccCGAGTCTCTGTCCTCGCTGCCCTCACCCCCTGGGGTCTGTGAATAAAGCTGGCAGACCCCCCTCCACCAGGTGTGCGCTGGCTCGTGGATGGGGTCACGGGGGGCGGGGGAccgatgggggaggggcaggggcgtCTCTGCAGCGCGGGGCCGAGGGGCACCGGGTGCTCGTCTCAGGGGTCGGCTCGGGAGAACAGCAGGCCACGGGTGCTGGGCCCGGACGCCCGCCGGCTCGGCCAGCCCCTCCACTTCTGCCGATGGGCTTTCACGCCTAG
- the TNNT3 gene encoding troponin T, fast skeletal muscle isoform X24 — translation MSDEEVEHVEEEAQEEAHEVHEVHEVHEPEEVQEEEKPRPRLTAPKIPEGEKVDFDDIQKKRQNKDLMELQALIDSHFEARKKEEEELVALKERIEKRRAERAEQQRIRAEKERERQNRLAEEKARREEEEAKRRAEDDLKKKKALSSMGANYSSYLAKADQKRGKKQTAREMKKKVLAERRKPLNIDHLGDDKLRDKARELWESLHKLETEKFELGEKLKRQKYDIMNVRARVEMLAKLSSTSGAASTRPRSTARRPGPRPRAKSVGAGSKAAETAPGRDRRPGQPTWRCPPPAPQHPSLCPRCPHPLGSVNKAGRPPSTRCALARGWGHGGRGTDGGGAGASLQRGAEGHRVLVSGVGSGEQQATGAGPGRPPARPAPPLLPMGFHA, via the exons ATGTCGGACGAGGAAGT TGAGCACGTCGAGG AAGAGGCCCAGGAGGAAG CCCATGAAGTTCATGAAGTTCATGAAGTTCATGAACCAG AGGAAGTCCAAGAAG AGGAGAAGCCGAGACCCAG ACTCACTGCTCCTAAGATCCCAGAAGGGGAGAAAGTAGACTTTGAT GACATCCAGAAGAAGCGTCAGAACAAAGACCTCATGGAGCTGCAGGCGCTTATCGACAGCCACTTCGAGGCtcggaagaaggaggaggaggagctggtcGCACTCAAGGAGAGAATC GAGAAGCGCCGTGCGGAGAGAGCAGAGCAGCAGAGGATCCGGGCTGAGAAGGAGCGGGAGCGCCAGAACCGGCTGGCG GAGGAGAAGGCCCgtcgggaggaggaggaggccaagaGGAGGGCGGAGGACGACCTGAAGAAGAAGAAGGCTCTGTCCTCCATGGGCGCCAACTACAGCAGCTACCTGGCCAAG GCCGACCAGAAGAGAGGCAAGAAGCAGACGGCCCGGGAGATGAAGAAGAAGGTCCTGGCGGAGCGGCGGAAGCCCCTCAACATCGATCACCTGGGCGACGACAAGCTGAG GGACAAGGCCAGGGAGCTCTGGGAATCCCTGCACAAGCTGGAGACTGAGAAGTTCGAGTTGGGGGAGAAGCTGAAACGCCAGAAATACGAC ATCATGAACGTCCGGGCCAGAGTGGAGATGCTGGCCAAGTT ATCATCAACCTCAGGAGCCGCATCGACCAGGCCCAGAAGCA CAGCAAGAAGGCCGGGACCACGCCCAAGGGCAAAGTCGGTGGGCGCTGGAAGTAAAGCCGCAGAGACCGCCCCGGGCAGAGACCGTCGGCCCGGGCAGCCCACATGGCGGTgtccgccccccgccccccagcaccCGAGTCTCTGTCCTCGCTGCCCTCACCCCCTGGGGTCTGTGAATAAAGCTGGCAGACCCCCCTCCACCAGGTGTGCGCTGGCTCGTGGATGGGGTCACGGGGGGCGGGGGAccgatgggggaggggcaggggcgtCTCTGCAGCGCGGGGCCGAGGGGCACCGGGTGCTCGTCTCAGGGGTCGGCTCGGGAGAACAGCAGGCCACGGGTGCTGGGCCCGGACGCCCGCCGGCTCGGCCAGCCCCTCCACTTCTGCCGATGGGCTTTCACGCCTAG
- the TNNT3 gene encoding troponin T, fast skeletal muscle isoform X3: protein MSDEEVEHVEEEYEEEEEAQEEAPPPPAEVHEVHEEAHEVHEVHEVHEPEEVQEEEKPRPRLTAPKIPEGEKVDFDDIQKKRQNKDLMELQALIDSHFEARKKEEEELVALKERIEKRRAERAEQQRIRAEKERERQNRLAEEKARREEEEAKRRAEDDLKKKKALSSMGANYSSYLAKADQKRGKKQTAREMKKKVLAERRKPLNIDHLGDDKLRDKARELWESLHKLETEKFELGEKLKRQKYDIMNVRARVEMLAKLSSTSGAASTRPRSTARRPGPRPRAKSVGAGSKAAETAPGRDRRPGQPTWRCPPPAPQHPSLCPRCPHPLGSVNKAGRPPSTRCALARGWGHGGRGTDGGGAGASLQRGAEGHRVLVSGVGSGEQQATGAGPGRPPARPAPPLLPMGFHA from the exons ATGTCGGACGAGGAAGT TGAGCACGTCGAGG AAGAGTACGAGGAGGAAG AAGAGGCCCAGGAGGAAG CGCCCCCTCCACCTGCAGAAGTCCATGAAGTCCATGAGGAAG CCCATGAAGTTCATGAAGTTCATGAAGTTCATGAACCAG AGGAAGTCCAAGAAG AGGAGAAGCCGAGACCCAG ACTCACTGCTCCTAAGATCCCAGAAGGGGAGAAAGTAGACTTTGAT GACATCCAGAAGAAGCGTCAGAACAAAGACCTCATGGAGCTGCAGGCGCTTATCGACAGCCACTTCGAGGCtcggaagaaggaggaggaggagctggtcGCACTCAAGGAGAGAATC GAGAAGCGCCGTGCGGAGAGAGCAGAGCAGCAGAGGATCCGGGCTGAGAAGGAGCGGGAGCGCCAGAACCGGCTGGCG GAGGAGAAGGCCCgtcgggaggaggaggaggccaagaGGAGGGCGGAGGACGACCTGAAGAAGAAGAAGGCTCTGTCCTCCATGGGCGCCAACTACAGCAGCTACCTGGCCAAG GCCGACCAGAAGAGAGGCAAGAAGCAGACGGCCCGGGAGATGAAGAAGAAGGTCCTGGCGGAGCGGCGGAAGCCCCTCAACATCGATCACCTGGGCGACGACAAGCTGAG GGACAAGGCCAGGGAGCTCTGGGAATCCCTGCACAAGCTGGAGACTGAGAAGTTCGAGTTGGGGGAGAAGCTGAAACGCCAGAAATACGAC ATCATGAACGTCCGGGCCAGAGTGGAGATGCTGGCCAAGTT ATCATCAACCTCAGGAGCCGCATCGACCAGGCCCAGAAGCA CAGCAAGAAGGCCGGGACCACGCCCAAGGGCAAAGTCGGTGGGCGCTGGAAGTAAAGCCGCAGAGACCGCCCCGGGCAGAGACCGTCGGCCCGGGCAGCCCACATGGCGGTgtccgccccccgccccccagcaccCGAGTCTCTGTCCTCGCTGCCCTCACCCCCTGGGGTCTGTGAATAAAGCTGGCAGACCCCCCTCCACCAGGTGTGCGCTGGCTCGTGGATGGGGTCACGGGGGGCGGGGGAccgatgggggaggggcaggggcgtCTCTGCAGCGCGGGGCCGAGGGGCACCGGGTGCTCGTCTCAGGGGTCGGCTCGGGAGAACAGCAGGCCACGGGTGCTGGGCCCGGACGCCCGCCGGCTCGGCCAGCCCCTCCACTTCTGCCGATGGGCTTTCACGCCTAG
- the TNNT3 gene encoding troponin T, fast skeletal muscle isoform X30, whose amino-acid sequence MSDEEVEHVEEEAQEEEEVQEEEKPRPRLTAPKIPEGEKVDFDDIQKKRQNKDLMELQALIDSHFEARKKEEEELVALKERIEKRRAERAEQQRIRAEKERERQNRLAEEKARREEEEAKRRAEDDLKKKKALSSMGANYSSYLAKADQKRGKKQTAREMKKKVLAERRKPLNIDHLGDDKLRDKARELWESLHKLETEKFELGEKLKRQKYDIMNVRARVEMLAKLSSTSGAASTRPRSTARRPGPRPRAKSVGAGSKAAETAPGRDRRPGQPTWRCPPPAPQHPSLCPRCPHPLGSVNKAGRPPSTRCALARGWGHGGRGTDGGGAGASLQRGAEGHRVLVSGVGSGEQQATGAGPGRPPARPAPPLLPMGFHA is encoded by the exons ATGTCGGACGAGGAAGT TGAGCACGTCGAGG AAGAGGCCCAGGAGGAAG AGGAAGTCCAAGAAG AGGAGAAGCCGAGACCCAG ACTCACTGCTCCTAAGATCCCAGAAGGGGAGAAAGTAGACTTTGAT GACATCCAGAAGAAGCGTCAGAACAAAGACCTCATGGAGCTGCAGGCGCTTATCGACAGCCACTTCGAGGCtcggaagaaggaggaggaggagctggtcGCACTCAAGGAGAGAATC GAGAAGCGCCGTGCGGAGAGAGCAGAGCAGCAGAGGATCCGGGCTGAGAAGGAGCGGGAGCGCCAGAACCGGCTGGCG GAGGAGAAGGCCCgtcgggaggaggaggaggccaagaGGAGGGCGGAGGACGACCTGAAGAAGAAGAAGGCTCTGTCCTCCATGGGCGCCAACTACAGCAGCTACCTGGCCAAG GCCGACCAGAAGAGAGGCAAGAAGCAGACGGCCCGGGAGATGAAGAAGAAGGTCCTGGCGGAGCGGCGGAAGCCCCTCAACATCGATCACCTGGGCGACGACAAGCTGAG GGACAAGGCCAGGGAGCTCTGGGAATCCCTGCACAAGCTGGAGACTGAGAAGTTCGAGTTGGGGGAGAAGCTGAAACGCCAGAAATACGAC ATCATGAACGTCCGGGCCAGAGTGGAGATGCTGGCCAAGTT ATCATCAACCTCAGGAGCCGCATCGACCAGGCCCAGAAGCA CAGCAAGAAGGCCGGGACCACGCCCAAGGGCAAAGTCGGTGGGCGCTGGAAGTAAAGCCGCAGAGACCGCCCCGGGCAGAGACCGTCGGCCCGGGCAGCCCACATGGCGGTgtccgccccccgccccccagcaccCGAGTCTCTGTCCTCGCTGCCCTCACCCCCTGGGGTCTGTGAATAAAGCTGGCAGACCCCCCTCCACCAGGTGTGCGCTGGCTCGTGGATGGGGTCACGGGGGGCGGGGGAccgatgggggaggggcaggggcgtCTCTGCAGCGCGGGGCCGAGGGGCACCGGGTGCTCGTCTCAGGGGTCGGCTCGGGAGAACAGCAGGCCACGGGTGCTGGGCCCGGACGCCCGCCGGCTCGGCCAGCCCCTCCACTTCTGCCGATGGGCTTTCACGCCTAG
- the TNNT3 gene encoding troponin T, fast skeletal muscle isoform X7 produces MSDEEVEHVEEEAQEEAPPPPAEVHEVHEEAHEVHEVHEVHEPEEKPRPRLTAPKIPEGEKVDFDDIQKKRQNKDLMELQALIDSHFEARKKEEEELVALKERIEKRRAERAEQQRIRAEKERERQNRLAEEKARREEEEAKRRAEDDLKKKKALSSMGANYSSYLAKADQKRGKKQTAREMKKKVLAERRKPLNIDHLGDDKLRDKARELWESLHKLETEKFELGEKLKRQKYDIMNVRARVEMLAKLSSTSGAASTRPRSTARRPGPRPRAKSVGAGSKAAETAPGRDRRPGQPTWRCPPPAPQHPSLCPRCPHPLGSVNKAGRPPSTRCALARGWGHGGRGTDGGGAGASLQRGAEGHRVLVSGVGSGEQQATGAGPGRPPARPAPPLLPMGFHA; encoded by the exons ATGTCGGACGAGGAAGT TGAGCACGTCGAGG AAGAGGCCCAGGAGGAAG CGCCCCCTCCACCTGCAGAAGTCCATGAAGTCCATGAGGAAG CCCATGAAGTTCATGAAGTTCATGAAGTTCATGAACCAG AGGAGAAGCCGAGACCCAG ACTCACTGCTCCTAAGATCCCAGAAGGGGAGAAAGTAGACTTTGAT GACATCCAGAAGAAGCGTCAGAACAAAGACCTCATGGAGCTGCAGGCGCTTATCGACAGCCACTTCGAGGCtcggaagaaggaggaggaggagctggtcGCACTCAAGGAGAGAATC GAGAAGCGCCGTGCGGAGAGAGCAGAGCAGCAGAGGATCCGGGCTGAGAAGGAGCGGGAGCGCCAGAACCGGCTGGCG GAGGAGAAGGCCCgtcgggaggaggaggaggccaagaGGAGGGCGGAGGACGACCTGAAGAAGAAGAAGGCTCTGTCCTCCATGGGCGCCAACTACAGCAGCTACCTGGCCAAG GCCGACCAGAAGAGAGGCAAGAAGCAGACGGCCCGGGAGATGAAGAAGAAGGTCCTGGCGGAGCGGCGGAAGCCCCTCAACATCGATCACCTGGGCGACGACAAGCTGAG GGACAAGGCCAGGGAGCTCTGGGAATCCCTGCACAAGCTGGAGACTGAGAAGTTCGAGTTGGGGGAGAAGCTGAAACGCCAGAAATACGAC ATCATGAACGTCCGGGCCAGAGTGGAGATGCTGGCCAAGTT ATCATCAACCTCAGGAGCCGCATCGACCAGGCCCAGAAGCA CAGCAAGAAGGCCGGGACCACGCCCAAGGGCAAAGTCGGTGGGCGCTGGAAGTAAAGCCGCAGAGACCGCCCCGGGCAGAGACCGTCGGCCCGGGCAGCCCACATGGCGGTgtccgccccccgccccccagcaccCGAGTCTCTGTCCTCGCTGCCCTCACCCCCTGGGGTCTGTGAATAAAGCTGGCAGACCCCCCTCCACCAGGTGTGCGCTGGCTCGTGGATGGGGTCACGGGGGGCGGGGGAccgatgggggaggggcaggggcgtCTCTGCAGCGCGGGGCCGAGGGGCACCGGGTGCTCGTCTCAGGGGTCGGCTCGGGAGAACAGCAGGCCACGGGTGCTGGGCCCGGACGCCCGCCGGCTCGGCCAGCCCCTCCACTTCTGCCGATGGGCTTTCACGCCTAG
- the TNNT3 gene encoding troponin T, fast skeletal muscle isoform X27 has translation MSDEEVEHVEEEAQEEEEVQEDAEEEEEEEEKPRPRLTAPKIPEGEKVDFDDIQKKRQNKDLMELQALIDSHFEARKKEEEELVALKERIEKRRAERAEQQRIRAEKERERQNRLAEEKARREEEEAKRRAEDDLKKKKALSSMGANYSSYLAKADQKRGKKQTAREMKKKVLAERRKPLNIDHLGDDKLRDKARELWESLHKLETEKFELGEKLKRQKYDIMNVRARVEMLAKLSSTSGAASTRPRSTARRPGPRPRAKSVGAGSKAAETAPGRDRRPGQPTWRCPPPAPQHPSLCPRCPHPLGSVNKAGRPPSTRCALARGWGHGGRGTDGGGAGASLQRGAEGHRVLVSGVGSGEQQATGAGPGRPPARPAPPLLPMGFHA, from the exons ATGTCGGACGAGGAAGT TGAGCACGTCGAGG AAGAGGCCCAGGAGGAAG AGGAAGTCCAAGAAG atgcagaggaggaggaggaggaag AGGAGAAGCCGAGACCCAG ACTCACTGCTCCTAAGATCCCAGAAGGGGAGAAAGTAGACTTTGAT GACATCCAGAAGAAGCGTCAGAACAAAGACCTCATGGAGCTGCAGGCGCTTATCGACAGCCACTTCGAGGCtcggaagaaggaggaggaggagctggtcGCACTCAAGGAGAGAATC GAGAAGCGCCGTGCGGAGAGAGCAGAGCAGCAGAGGATCCGGGCTGAGAAGGAGCGGGAGCGCCAGAACCGGCTGGCG GAGGAGAAGGCCCgtcgggaggaggaggaggccaagaGGAGGGCGGAGGACGACCTGAAGAAGAAGAAGGCTCTGTCCTCCATGGGCGCCAACTACAGCAGCTACCTGGCCAAG GCCGACCAGAAGAGAGGCAAGAAGCAGACGGCCCGGGAGATGAAGAAGAAGGTCCTGGCGGAGCGGCGGAAGCCCCTCAACATCGATCACCTGGGCGACGACAAGCTGAG GGACAAGGCCAGGGAGCTCTGGGAATCCCTGCACAAGCTGGAGACTGAGAAGTTCGAGTTGGGGGAGAAGCTGAAACGCCAGAAATACGAC ATCATGAACGTCCGGGCCAGAGTGGAGATGCTGGCCAAGTT ATCATCAACCTCAGGAGCCGCATCGACCAGGCCCAGAAGCA CAGCAAGAAGGCCGGGACCACGCCCAAGGGCAAAGTCGGTGGGCGCTGGAAGTAAAGCCGCAGAGACCGCCCCGGGCAGAGACCGTCGGCCCGGGCAGCCCACATGGCGGTgtccgccccccgccccccagcaccCGAGTCTCTGTCCTCGCTGCCCTCACCCCCTGGGGTCTGTGAATAAAGCTGGCAGACCCCCCTCCACCAGGTGTGCGCTGGCTCGTGGATGGGGTCACGGGGGGCGGGGGAccgatgggggaggggcaggggcgtCTCTGCAGCGCGGGGCCGAGGGGCACCGGGTGCTCGTCTCAGGGGTCGGCTCGGGAGAACAGCAGGCCACGGGTGCTGGGCCCGGACGCCCGCCGGCTCGGCCAGCCCCTCCACTTCTGCCGATGGGCTTTCACGCCTAG
- the TNNT3 gene encoding troponin T, fast skeletal muscle isoform X4 produces the protein MSDEEVEHVEEEAQEEAPPPPAEVHEVHEEAHEVHEVHEVHEPDAEEEEEEEEKPRPRLTAPKIPEGEKVDFDDIQKKRQNKDLMELQALIDSHFEARKKEEEELVALKERIEKRRAERAEQQRIRAEKERERQNRLAEEKARREEEEAKRRAEDDLKKKKALSSMGANYSSYLAKADQKRGKKQTAREMKKKVLAERRKPLNIDHLGDDKLRDKARELWESLHKLETEKFELGEKLKRQKYDIMNVRARVEMLAKLSSTSGAASTRPRSTARRPGPRPRAKSVGAGSKAAETAPGRDRRPGQPTWRCPPPAPQHPSLCPRCPHPLGSVNKAGRPPSTRCALARGWGHGGRGTDGGGAGASLQRGAEGHRVLVSGVGSGEQQATGAGPGRPPARPAPPLLPMGFHA, from the exons ATGTCGGACGAGGAAGT TGAGCACGTCGAGG AAGAGGCCCAGGAGGAAG CGCCCCCTCCACCTGCAGAAGTCCATGAAGTCCATGAGGAAG CCCATGAAGTTCATGAAGTTCATGAAGTTCATGAACCAG atgcagaggaggaggaggaggaag AGGAGAAGCCGAGACCCAG ACTCACTGCTCCTAAGATCCCAGAAGGGGAGAAAGTAGACTTTGAT GACATCCAGAAGAAGCGTCAGAACAAAGACCTCATGGAGCTGCAGGCGCTTATCGACAGCCACTTCGAGGCtcggaagaaggaggaggaggagctggtcGCACTCAAGGAGAGAATC GAGAAGCGCCGTGCGGAGAGAGCAGAGCAGCAGAGGATCCGGGCTGAGAAGGAGCGGGAGCGCCAGAACCGGCTGGCG GAGGAGAAGGCCCgtcgggaggaggaggaggccaagaGGAGGGCGGAGGACGACCTGAAGAAGAAGAAGGCTCTGTCCTCCATGGGCGCCAACTACAGCAGCTACCTGGCCAAG GCCGACCAGAAGAGAGGCAAGAAGCAGACGGCCCGGGAGATGAAGAAGAAGGTCCTGGCGGAGCGGCGGAAGCCCCTCAACATCGATCACCTGGGCGACGACAAGCTGAG GGACAAGGCCAGGGAGCTCTGGGAATCCCTGCACAAGCTGGAGACTGAGAAGTTCGAGTTGGGGGAGAAGCTGAAACGCCAGAAATACGAC ATCATGAACGTCCGGGCCAGAGTGGAGATGCTGGCCAAGTT ATCATCAACCTCAGGAGCCGCATCGACCAGGCCCAGAAGCA CAGCAAGAAGGCCGGGACCACGCCCAAGGGCAAAGTCGGTGGGCGCTGGAAGTAAAGCCGCAGAGACCGCCCCGGGCAGAGACCGTCGGCCCGGGCAGCCCACATGGCGGTgtccgccccccgccccccagcaccCGAGTCTCTGTCCTCGCTGCCCTCACCCCCTGGGGTCTGTGAATAAAGCTGGCAGACCCCCCTCCACCAGGTGTGCGCTGGCTCGTGGATGGGGTCACGGGGGGCGGGGGAccgatgggggaggggcaggggcgtCTCTGCAGCGCGGGGCCGAGGGGCACCGGGTGCTCGTCTCAGGGGTCGGCTCGGGAGAACAGCAGGCCACGGGTGCTGGGCCCGGACGCCCGCCGGCTCGGCCAGCCCCTCCACTTCTGCCGATGGGCTTTCACGCCTAG